A stretch of Lysobacter sp. K5869 DNA encodes these proteins:
- a CDS encoding pilus assembly protein PilP, protein MREQASSRSVSRLAAACAVVLALSATGCFRSITSTPGEAPNLEKWVAEVKARPAPPLDPLPVMQQFETFEYAAQDMRDPFSTAFTDEDTSSGPRPDKVRRKQPLEAFPLDGLDMVGTLGSGKNVVALVMAPDKVTYRVRPGAYMGQNDGRVTGVSEERIDLVELVPDGAGGWLERPASVALEDQ, encoded by the coding sequence ATGCGCGAGCAAGCTTCGTCGCGATCGGTCTCCCGCCTGGCCGCCGCCTGCGCCGTGGTCCTGGCGCTGTCGGCCACCGGTTGTTTCCGCAGCATCACCAGCACGCCCGGCGAGGCGCCCAACCTCGAGAAGTGGGTCGCCGAGGTCAAGGCGCGCCCGGCGCCGCCGCTGGATCCGCTGCCGGTGATGCAGCAGTTCGAGACGTTCGAATACGCCGCGCAAGACATGCGCGACCCGTTCAGCACCGCCTTCACCGACGAGGACACCAGCTCCGGCCCGCGTCCGGACAAGGTGCGCCGCAAGCAGCCGCTCGAAGCGTTCCCGCTCGACGGCCTGGACATGGTCGGCACCTTGGGCAGCGGCAAGAACGTCGTGGCGCTGGTGATGGCGCCGGACAAAGTGACTTATCGTGTTCGACCCGGTGCGTACATGGGGCAGAACGACGGTCGTGTGACCGGCGTGTCTGAGGAGCGCATCGACTTGGTGGAACTGGTGCCGGATGGCGCAGGCGGCTGGCTGGAACGTCCGGCTTCCGTGGCGCTGGAAGATCAATAA
- the pilO gene encoding type 4a pilus biogenesis protein PilO has translation MSKKASMKNLDFNNIGSWPKQAQIVFCAVVGLIIVGLAWYLFVSDKRTELEGLERKESELRQTFETKQGRAANLEPLKQQLAQMEQQLQQMLRQLPSKTEMPDLIVDISQTALATGISNELFQPGAEVPKEFYAEKPIALRMVGTYHQFGAFVSGVASLPRVVIMTMHDISLKPKGNNNKDAAGGITPNSPLELAGTVKTYRYLDEEEMAAQSPPADGSAGAASKPADKKEGT, from the coding sequence GTGAGCAAGAAGGCTTCGATGAAGAACTTGGACTTCAACAACATCGGCAGCTGGCCGAAGCAGGCGCAGATCGTGTTCTGCGCGGTGGTCGGCCTGATCATCGTCGGCCTGGCCTGGTACCTGTTCGTCAGCGACAAGCGCACCGAGCTGGAAGGCCTGGAGCGCAAGGAATCCGAGCTGCGCCAGACCTTCGAGACCAAGCAGGGCCGCGCCGCCAACCTGGAGCCGCTCAAGCAGCAGCTCGCGCAGATGGAACAGCAACTGCAGCAGATGCTGCGCCAGCTGCCCAGCAAGACCGAAATGCCCGACCTGATCGTCGACATCTCGCAGACCGCGCTGGCCACCGGCATCTCCAACGAACTGTTCCAGCCCGGCGCGGAAGTTCCCAAGGAGTTCTACGCCGAGAAGCCGATCGCCCTGCGCATGGTTGGTACCTACCATCAGTTCGGCGCCTTCGTCAGCGGCGTGGCCTCGCTGCCGCGCGTGGTCATCATGACCATGCACGACATCTCGCTGAAGCCCAAGGGCAACAACAATAAGGACGCCGCGGGCGGCATCACCCCGAACAGCCCGCTGGAACTGGCCGGCACGGTCAAGACCTATCGTTATCTGGACGAGGAAGAGATGGCCGCTCAGAGCCCGCCCGCCGACGGTTCCGCCGGCGCCGCGTCCAAGCCCGCCGACAAGAAGGAGGGCACCTGA
- a CDS encoding PilN domain-containing protein: MARINLLPWRAERRKARQKEFGAMLGLSALAAAALSVLIVFYYSNEISGQQKRNDFLDGQIVEVDKKIKEIEELDKKKSKLLARKEVIEKLQSNRSQMVHLFDSLVRTIPDGAVLTAIKQDAETLTLEGRAQSNARVSTYMRTLETSGWMTKPDLTIIEAKDGGGKGLPYEFKLTVKLANPNAPKDEDGDGIPDAPAAAPAAGAPANGTAAPAAAPAGAAPAGAAPGAPAAAKPGQAPAAPAAQPAAKPAAPAAAPAKPAAPAAAPTKTGAAS, from the coding sequence ATGGCACGCATCAACCTCCTCCCGTGGCGCGCCGAGCGCCGCAAGGCCCGGCAGAAGGAATTCGGCGCGATGCTGGGCCTGTCGGCCCTGGCCGCGGCGGCGCTGTCGGTGCTGATCGTTTTCTATTACAGCAACGAAATCAGCGGCCAGCAGAAGCGCAACGATTTCCTCGACGGCCAGATCGTCGAAGTCGACAAGAAGATCAAGGAGATCGAGGAGCTCGACAAGAAGAAGTCCAAGCTGCTCGCGCGCAAGGAAGTGATCGAGAAGCTGCAGTCCAACCGTTCGCAGATGGTGCACCTGTTCGATTCGCTGGTGCGCACCATCCCCGACGGCGCGGTGCTGACCGCGATCAAGCAGGACGCCGAGACGCTGACCCTGGAAGGCCGCGCGCAGTCCAACGCCCGCGTCAGTACCTACATGCGCACGCTCGAGACCTCCGGCTGGATGACCAAGCCGGACCTGACCATCATCGAAGCGAAGGACGGTGGTGGTAAGGGCTTGCCGTACGAGTTCAAGCTGACCGTGAAGCTGGCCAATCCGAACGCGCCCAAGGACGAGGACGGCGACGGCATCCCCGATGCGCCCGCCGCCGCTCCGGCCGCCGGCGCTCCGGCTAACGGCACGGCCGCTCCGGCCGCCGCCCCGGCGGGTGCCGCTCCGGCAGGCGCCGCTCCGGGCGCTCCGGCTGCGGCCAAGCCCGGTCAGGCGCCCGCCGCGCCGGCCGCGCAGCCGGCGGCCAAGCCCGCCGCGCCCGCCGCCGCTCCGGCCAAGCCCGCCGCGCCCGCGGCCGCCCCCACCAAGACTGGAGCCGCGTCGTGA